A single Nerophis ophidion isolate RoL-2023_Sa linkage group LG26, RoL_Noph_v1.0, whole genome shotgun sequence DNA region contains:
- the hook1 gene encoding protein Hook homolog 1 isoform X3 — translation MDEGNTALVESLIIWVLVQGLTDFPLPDVALVAEHSVPVELGRLLQLVLGCAVKCEHKQEYIQIIMTLEESVQHVVMAAIQELLNKETTTPFGAELSGDLDQQLRKALEEVSELSAEKEALSQRCQELDQQVAILQEEQNSLLVENDVLTDRANQLDTFDDPNTPLGRKHSQLQQQLEALQEENFRLEAAKDDYRIHCEELEKELVEIQHRTDELTSLAEESQALKDELDVLRICSDRVVMLEASVETYKRKLENLGDLKRQMKLLEENNTIYMQNTVSLEEELRKANAARTQLETYKRQVQELHRKLSEETRRADNQAFEMKKLEEKHELVMKEKERIIIERDSLKEINEELRCTQVQQHQLSQAGMLPSSSPSHDNLAAELIPIEHREKFIRLQHENKMLRVQQEEFEREKIASLQVQLEEAHKSRSEQDTENRLSRERIGELQQQVEDLQKALQGQAVKPDDSNLKRKLDAHMVQLNEAQDEIMKKKELLEDLQPDNTQTSLKLDELMAALKKKDDDMRAMEERYKMYLEKARSVIRALDPKLNPATAEIQALKNQLADRDKQVLNLERQCEQARLREYEEKLIVSAWYNKNRAVSSESELSEAGHRVASRRPQRLPAVPRSVLLVSTAAGFQRPSPGALHQCAECHLQVELLRATCLALV, via the exons ATGGACGAGGGCAACACGGCGTTGGTGGAAAGCCTCATTATATGG GTGTTGGTGCAGGGCCTCACTGACTTCCCCCTGCCAGACGTGGCCCTAGTGGCAGAGCATTCAGTCCCAGTTGAGCTGGGGAGGTTGTTGCAGCTCGTCCTGGGTTGTGCCGTCAAATGTGAACACAAACAAG AGTACATTCAAATCATCATGACGCTGGAGGAGTCCGTGCAGCACGTTGTTATGGCGGCCATCCAGGAG CTCCTGAATAAAGAGACCACCACCCCCTTTGGAGCAGAGCTGTCAGGGGACCTGGATCAGCAG CTCAGAAAGGCTTTGGAAGAAGTGTCTGAACTTTCAGCAGAAAAGGAAGCACTTTCCCAGCGCTGCCAGGAGTTAGACCAACAG GTGGCCATCTTGCAAGAAGAGCAAAACAGTCTGTTGGTGGAGAACGACGTCCTGACCGACCGAGCTAATCAGTTGGATACCTTTGATGACCCGAACACACCCCTGGGAAGGAAGCATAGCCAGTTACAGCAGCAGCTTGAGGCGCTGCAGGAGGAGAACTTCCG GCTTGAAGCAGCCAAAGACGACTACAGGATCCACTGTGAAGAGCTAGAAAAGGAGCTGGTTGAGATCCAGCATCGCACCGACGAGCTCACCAGCCTGGCGGAGGAATCCCAAGCGCTCAAAGATGAGCTGGATGTCCTGAG GATCTGTTCGGATCGGGTGGTGATGCTGGAGGCTTCGGTGGAAACATACAAGCGAAAGCTGGAGAACCTGGGGGACCTGAAAAGGCAAATGAAACTGCTGGAGGAGAATAACACCATCTACATGCAGAACACCGTCAGCTTGGAGGAAGAACTGCGCAAGGCAAACGCCGCCCGCACACAGCTGGAGACGTACAAGCGGCAG GTGCAAGAGCTGCATCGGAAGCTGTCTGAGGAGACAAGGCGGGCAGACAACCAGGCCTTCGAGATGAAGAAGTTGGAGGAGAAGCATGAGCTGGTGATGAAGGAGAAAGAG CGAATCATCATCGAAAGAGATTCTCTGAAGGAGATCAATGAGGAGCTTCGATGCACCCAAGTCCAGCAGCACCAACTCTCCCAAGCAG GCATGCTTCCATCCAGCAGCCCCAGCCACGACAACCTGGCAGCAGAGTTGATCCCCATCGAGCACAG AGAGAAGTTCATCAGGCTTCAGCATGAGAACAAGATGCTGAGAGTGCAGCAAGAAGAGTTTGAAAGAGAAAAGATTGCCTCTCTGCAGGTTCAGCTGGAGGAAGCTCACAAGAGCCGTAGTGAACAGGACACAGAGAACAG GTTGAGTCGAGAGCGTATCGGTGAGCTGCAGCAGCAGGTTGAGGACCTCCAGAAGGCCCTGCAGGGTCAGGCGGTCAAGCCCGATGAT TCCAACCTGAAGCGGAAGCTTGATGCTCACAT GGTCCAACTCAACGAGGCTCAGGACGAAATAATGAAGAAGAAAGAGCTGCTGGAAGACCTGCAGCCCGACAACACTCAAACAT CACTGAAGCTGGACGAGCTCATGGCCGCGCTGAAGAAGAAGGACGACGACATGAGGGCCATGGAGGAGAGGTACAAAATGTACCTGGAGAAAGCTCGCAGC GTTATCCGGGCACTCGATCCAAAACTGAATCCTGCCACCGCTGAGATCCAGGCACTAAAGAACCAGCTGGCAGACCGAGACAAGCAGGTTCTCAACCTGGAG CGTCAATGTGAGCAGGCCCGACTCCGAGAGTACGAGGAGAAGCTGATAGTCTCGGCCTGGTACAACAAG AACCGCGCTGTCTCCTCAGAGTCTGAACTTTCAGAAGCTGGCCATCGAGTCGCGTCTCGGAGGCCGCAGCGCCTCCCCGCTGTCCCCCGGTCAGTCCTTCTTGTCTCAACAGCGGCAGGTTTCCAACGCCCCTCGCCGGGCGCTCTCCATCAGTGTGCCGAGTGCCACCTCCAAGTAGAGCTGCTCAGAGCCACGTGCCTCGCCTTAGTTTAG
- the hook1 gene encoding protein Hook homolog 1 isoform X1 has product MDEGNTALVESLIIWLQTFNTSAPCSTAEDLTTGAAISQALHQIDPSWFTDTWLTRIKTDVEDNWRLKLNNLKKILQMVLEYYNEVLVQGLTDFPLPDVALVAEHSVPVELGRLLQLVLGCAVKCEHKQEYIQIIMTLEESVQHVVMAAIQELLNKETTTPFGAELSGDLDQQLRKALEEVSELSAEKEALSQRCQELDQQVAILQEEQNSLLVENDVLTDRANQLDTFDDPNTPLGRKHSQLQQQLEALQEENFRLEAAKDDYRIHCEELEKELVEIQHRTDELTSLAEESQALKDELDVLRICSDRVVMLEASVETYKRKLENLGDLKRQMKLLEENNTIYMQNTVSLEEELRKANAARTQLETYKRQVQELHRKLSEETRRADNQAFEMKKLEEKHELVMKEKERIIIERDSLKEINEELRCTQVQQHQLSQAGMLPSSSPSHDNLAAELIPIEHREKFIRLQHENKMLRVQQEEFEREKIASLQVQLEEAHKSRSEQDTENRLSRERIGELQQQVEDLQKALQGQAVKPDDSNLKRKLDAHMVQLNEAQDEIMKKKELLEDLQPDNTQTSLKLDELMAALKKKDDDMRAMEERYKMYLEKARSVIRALDPKLNPATAEIQALKNQLADRDKQVLNLERQCEQARLREYEEKLIVSAWYNKNRAVSSESELSEAGHRVASRRPQRLPAVPRSVLLVSTAAGFQRPSPGALHQCAECHLQVELLRATCLALV; this is encoded by the exons ATGGACGAGGGCAACACGGCGTTGGTGGAAAGCCTCATTATATGG CTGCAGACTTTCAACACCTCCGCACCATGCAGCACAGCAGAGGACCTGACCACTGGAGCCGCCATATCGCAGGCCCTGCATCAAAT AGACCCGTCGTGGTTCACTGATACTTGGCTCACTCGCATCAAAACAGACGTAGAGGACAACTGGAGACTGAAG CTCAACAACCTGAAGAAGATCCTGCAGATGGTGCTGGAGTACTACAACGAG GTGTTGGTGCAGGGCCTCACTGACTTCCCCCTGCCAGACGTGGCCCTAGTGGCAGAGCATTCAGTCCCAGTTGAGCTGGGGAGGTTGTTGCAGCTCGTCCTGGGTTGTGCCGTCAAATGTGAACACAAACAAG AGTACATTCAAATCATCATGACGCTGGAGGAGTCCGTGCAGCACGTTGTTATGGCGGCCATCCAGGAG CTCCTGAATAAAGAGACCACCACCCCCTTTGGAGCAGAGCTGTCAGGGGACCTGGATCAGCAG CTCAGAAAGGCTTTGGAAGAAGTGTCTGAACTTTCAGCAGAAAAGGAAGCACTTTCCCAGCGCTGCCAGGAGTTAGACCAACAG GTGGCCATCTTGCAAGAAGAGCAAAACAGTCTGTTGGTGGAGAACGACGTCCTGACCGACCGAGCTAATCAGTTGGATACCTTTGATGACCCGAACACACCCCTGGGAAGGAAGCATAGCCAGTTACAGCAGCAGCTTGAGGCGCTGCAGGAGGAGAACTTCCG GCTTGAAGCAGCCAAAGACGACTACAGGATCCACTGTGAAGAGCTAGAAAAGGAGCTGGTTGAGATCCAGCATCGCACCGACGAGCTCACCAGCCTGGCGGAGGAATCCCAAGCGCTCAAAGATGAGCTGGATGTCCTGAG GATCTGTTCGGATCGGGTGGTGATGCTGGAGGCTTCGGTGGAAACATACAAGCGAAAGCTGGAGAACCTGGGGGACCTGAAAAGGCAAATGAAACTGCTGGAGGAGAATAACACCATCTACATGCAGAACACCGTCAGCTTGGAGGAAGAACTGCGCAAGGCAAACGCCGCCCGCACACAGCTGGAGACGTACAAGCGGCAG GTGCAAGAGCTGCATCGGAAGCTGTCTGAGGAGACAAGGCGGGCAGACAACCAGGCCTTCGAGATGAAGAAGTTGGAGGAGAAGCATGAGCTGGTGATGAAGGAGAAAGAG CGAATCATCATCGAAAGAGATTCTCTGAAGGAGATCAATGAGGAGCTTCGATGCACCCAAGTCCAGCAGCACCAACTCTCCCAAGCAG GCATGCTTCCATCCAGCAGCCCCAGCCACGACAACCTGGCAGCAGAGTTGATCCCCATCGAGCACAG AGAGAAGTTCATCAGGCTTCAGCATGAGAACAAGATGCTGAGAGTGCAGCAAGAAGAGTTTGAAAGAGAAAAGATTGCCTCTCTGCAGGTTCAGCTGGAGGAAGCTCACAAGAGCCGTAGTGAACAGGACACAGAGAACAG GTTGAGTCGAGAGCGTATCGGTGAGCTGCAGCAGCAGGTTGAGGACCTCCAGAAGGCCCTGCAGGGTCAGGCGGTCAAGCCCGATGAT TCCAACCTGAAGCGGAAGCTTGATGCTCACAT GGTCCAACTCAACGAGGCTCAGGACGAAATAATGAAGAAGAAAGAGCTGCTGGAAGACCTGCAGCCCGACAACACTCAAACAT CACTGAAGCTGGACGAGCTCATGGCCGCGCTGAAGAAGAAGGACGACGACATGAGGGCCATGGAGGAGAGGTACAAAATGTACCTGGAGAAAGCTCGCAGC GTTATCCGGGCACTCGATCCAAAACTGAATCCTGCCACCGCTGAGATCCAGGCACTAAAGAACCAGCTGGCAGACCGAGACAAGCAGGTTCTCAACCTGGAG CGTCAATGTGAGCAGGCCCGACTCCGAGAGTACGAGGAGAAGCTGATAGTCTCGGCCTGGTACAACAAG AACCGCGCTGTCTCCTCAGAGTCTGAACTTTCAGAAGCTGGCCATCGAGTCGCGTCTCGGAGGCCGCAGCGCCTCCCCGCTGTCCCCCGGTCAGTCCTTCTTGTCTCAACAGCGGCAGGTTTCCAACGCCCCTCGCCGGGCGCTCTCCATCAGTGTGCCGAGTGCCACCTCCAAGTAGAGCTGCTCAGAGCCACGTGCCTCGCCTTAGTTTAG
- the hook1 gene encoding protein Hook homolog 1 isoform X2, producing MDEGNTALVESLIIWLQTFNTSAPCSTAEDLTTGAAISQALHQIDPSWFTDTWLTRIKTDVEDNWRLKLNNLKKILQMVLEYYNEVLVQGLTDFPLPDVALVAEHSVPVELGRLLQLVLGCAVKCEHKQEYIQIIMTLEESVQHVVMAAIQELLNKETTTPFGAELSGDLDQQLRKALEEVSELSAEKEALSQRCQELDQQVAILQEEQNSLLVENDVLTDRANQLDTFDDPNTPLGRKHSQLQQQLEALQEENFRLEAAKDDYRIHCEELEKELVEIQHRTDELTSLAEESQALKDELDVLRICSDRVVMLEASVETYKRKLENLGDLKRQMKLLEENNTIYMQNTVSLEEELRKANAARTQLETYKRQVQELHRKLSEETRRADNQAFEMKKLEEKHELVMKEKERIIIERDSLKEINEELRCTQVQQHQLSQAGMLPSSSPSHDNLAAELIPIEHREKFIRLQHENKMLRVQQEEFEREKIASLQVQLEEAHKSRSEQDTENRLSRERIGELQQQVEDLQKALQGQAVKPDDSNLKRKLDAHMVQLNEAQDEIMKKKELLEDLQPDNTQTSLKLDELMAALKKKDDDMRAMEERYKMYLEKARSVIRALDPKLNPATAEIQALKNQLADRDKQVLNLERQCEQARLREYEEKLIVSAWYNKSLNFQKLAIESRLGGRSASPLSPGQSFLSQQRQVSNAPRRALSISVPSATSK from the exons ATGGACGAGGGCAACACGGCGTTGGTGGAAAGCCTCATTATATGG CTGCAGACTTTCAACACCTCCGCACCATGCAGCACAGCAGAGGACCTGACCACTGGAGCCGCCATATCGCAGGCCCTGCATCAAAT AGACCCGTCGTGGTTCACTGATACTTGGCTCACTCGCATCAAAACAGACGTAGAGGACAACTGGAGACTGAAG CTCAACAACCTGAAGAAGATCCTGCAGATGGTGCTGGAGTACTACAACGAG GTGTTGGTGCAGGGCCTCACTGACTTCCCCCTGCCAGACGTGGCCCTAGTGGCAGAGCATTCAGTCCCAGTTGAGCTGGGGAGGTTGTTGCAGCTCGTCCTGGGTTGTGCCGTCAAATGTGAACACAAACAAG AGTACATTCAAATCATCATGACGCTGGAGGAGTCCGTGCAGCACGTTGTTATGGCGGCCATCCAGGAG CTCCTGAATAAAGAGACCACCACCCCCTTTGGAGCAGAGCTGTCAGGGGACCTGGATCAGCAG CTCAGAAAGGCTTTGGAAGAAGTGTCTGAACTTTCAGCAGAAAAGGAAGCACTTTCCCAGCGCTGCCAGGAGTTAGACCAACAG GTGGCCATCTTGCAAGAAGAGCAAAACAGTCTGTTGGTGGAGAACGACGTCCTGACCGACCGAGCTAATCAGTTGGATACCTTTGATGACCCGAACACACCCCTGGGAAGGAAGCATAGCCAGTTACAGCAGCAGCTTGAGGCGCTGCAGGAGGAGAACTTCCG GCTTGAAGCAGCCAAAGACGACTACAGGATCCACTGTGAAGAGCTAGAAAAGGAGCTGGTTGAGATCCAGCATCGCACCGACGAGCTCACCAGCCTGGCGGAGGAATCCCAAGCGCTCAAAGATGAGCTGGATGTCCTGAG GATCTGTTCGGATCGGGTGGTGATGCTGGAGGCTTCGGTGGAAACATACAAGCGAAAGCTGGAGAACCTGGGGGACCTGAAAAGGCAAATGAAACTGCTGGAGGAGAATAACACCATCTACATGCAGAACACCGTCAGCTTGGAGGAAGAACTGCGCAAGGCAAACGCCGCCCGCACACAGCTGGAGACGTACAAGCGGCAG GTGCAAGAGCTGCATCGGAAGCTGTCTGAGGAGACAAGGCGGGCAGACAACCAGGCCTTCGAGATGAAGAAGTTGGAGGAGAAGCATGAGCTGGTGATGAAGGAGAAAGAG CGAATCATCATCGAAAGAGATTCTCTGAAGGAGATCAATGAGGAGCTTCGATGCACCCAAGTCCAGCAGCACCAACTCTCCCAAGCAG GCATGCTTCCATCCAGCAGCCCCAGCCACGACAACCTGGCAGCAGAGTTGATCCCCATCGAGCACAG AGAGAAGTTCATCAGGCTTCAGCATGAGAACAAGATGCTGAGAGTGCAGCAAGAAGAGTTTGAAAGAGAAAAGATTGCCTCTCTGCAGGTTCAGCTGGAGGAAGCTCACAAGAGCCGTAGTGAACAGGACACAGAGAACAG GTTGAGTCGAGAGCGTATCGGTGAGCTGCAGCAGCAGGTTGAGGACCTCCAGAAGGCCCTGCAGGGTCAGGCGGTCAAGCCCGATGAT TCCAACCTGAAGCGGAAGCTTGATGCTCACAT GGTCCAACTCAACGAGGCTCAGGACGAAATAATGAAGAAGAAAGAGCTGCTGGAAGACCTGCAGCCCGACAACACTCAAACAT CACTGAAGCTGGACGAGCTCATGGCCGCGCTGAAGAAGAAGGACGACGACATGAGGGCCATGGAGGAGAGGTACAAAATGTACCTGGAGAAAGCTCGCAGC GTTATCCGGGCACTCGATCCAAAACTGAATCCTGCCACCGCTGAGATCCAGGCACTAAAGAACCAGCTGGCAGACCGAGACAAGCAGGTTCTCAACCTGGAG CGTCAATGTGAGCAGGCCCGACTCCGAGAGTACGAGGAGAAGCTGATAGTCTCGGCCTGGTACAACAAG AGTCTGAACTTTCAGAAGCTGGCCATCGAGTCGCGTCTCGGAGGCCGCAGCGCCTCCCCGCTGTCCCCCGGTCAGTCCTTCTTGTCTCAACAGCGGCAGGTTTCCAACGCCCCTCGCCGGGCGCTCTCCATCAGTGTGCCGAGTGCCACCTCCAAGTAG